A segment of the Gossypium hirsutum isolate 1008001.06 chromosome D10, Gossypium_hirsutum_v2.1, whole genome shotgun sequence genome:
TCATGTTTATAAAGAATATGAGTGCTACAATAACAAATATAATCAACTTGTAAAATGAGGAtaagaaatttaaagaaaatccTAACTTTGCTTCGTTATCAACATATCAAACcaataactaaaatattataattatcaaGTATTCTAGAATGCTTACCAAATAACGTTGGAACTTCAGTTTCGATGGAGTCACTTAGATCTTCTTCGTTTTGATTCCAGTTCTGAATAAAAATAGCAATCCATTTGTTTCCAAACTCATTCAGCACTGTATATCCAATAGAAAATCCAATCACCAATCCACATCCATACCCCATCAATACAACTTTCCAAACAGATAAACCATCTATTCACAAATCTTCATCCTCCTTCGGGGGCAGCATTTTGGAACCAACTTCATTGCATTTCCTTGTCAAGGGAACCCCACACAATCTTGGGTTTCCTATGTAAGAATCATTTGAAAATGTACCAAATTGGTTGCTCTCTGGAATCCTTCCATCAAGTTGGTTGTAAGAGAGATTCAGCACTGCAAGAAAAGTTAGGCTTGTAAGCTGTGGAGGAATCTTTCCAGAGAAACTGTTTCGGGAGAGATCCAATGACTCAAGCTCGGTTAAGCTTCCTAGTGCTGAAGGAATGGGGCCAAATAAGCCGTTGTAGGACAAGTTTAGCACATGGAGTGACTTGAGGTCTTGTACTTCTTCTAATATCCTCCCATGAAAGTTATTATTGGACAGGTCGAGACAGGTAAGGAGGGTTAAGATTTTCTGGTAAAAAATTTCAAACCCTCTATTCATAATTGTCACCGAatctttataataataattatctcCAACATAACTTGGCTTAACTTTGTTGCCATCAATCACCATCATTCCCCTCAAAGACTGAAAAAAATCAACAGATACCTCACCTGAAAAGTTATTGTAAGCAAGATCCAGTATATGTAACATTGGGAAAGCATTTCCATCTTCGAAAAATTTAATCGAACCATAAATTCTGTTGGATCTTAGTATAAGAACCTTCAAGAGAGGCAGTTTCACTAACCAGTAAGGAAATGTGTCATGTATCATATTTTTCCCAAGATCCAAAACTTCAAGCTTTTTGCAATTGGCTAATGACCTTGGCAACTTCCCTTCCAAGTTGTTCCCGTTGATTTTGAGTGACCTTAGCTTATGAGTGGCTTGGAAGAATTCAATCGATAGTTGACCAGAAAAATTATTGGAAGCAATGTCTAATACATCcaattttggaaaattattttcCAAATGTTTAATTGGACCATAAAACCTGTTTGCTCGTAGTAGAACCATCAAGCCAGGCAACTTTCCCAACCATAAAGGGAATGTGTCGTGCAGAGTATTGTTTCCAAGGTTTACAGCATAGAGCATTGTGCAATTGGCTAATGACCTCGGCAACTTCCCTTCCAATTTATTGTCTTTTAGTTTAAGAGCGTACAGTTGGGTTGCTCCTCCAAAATCTGGTATGCTGCCACTAAAATTATTTTGCTGTAGATATAAAAAGCTGAGAGTATTGATATTTCCTAAGCAGCTTGGGATTGAGCCACTTAATTTGTTGAAGGATGCATCAAAACTCTGAAGTTGACTCAAATTACAAATAGGTGCTCGTAAAGAGTCTTGGTTCGATGAAAATTGGTCCAAAGATGTGAGAGAGTTGTTGGAAAGATTCAAAGACTGCAAACTTTTCTTCCACACCCAATTTGGTACTGCCCCACTTATTTTGTTATTTGAAAGGTCAAGATCTTCTAAGCTCTCTTGACTCTTTAGAAATGCTGGAAATGTACTTATATTACAGGATTGCAAATGCAACCATCTCAGCATTGGAAAGGAGGAAATTGCATCATCAAAAGCAATCTGATTTGGAATATCAATCCTATTGGAAGAAAGGTCTACCCATATAAGAGTGGTCTTCCACAACCAATTTGGATCAAGACCGTGGATTCGGTTGTTAGAAAGATGTAGGGAAGTTAATTTGTTTTGGCTTTTGATGAATTCTGGAAATTCAGTAAGGTTGCATGACCTTAGGGCTAGACCCTCTAATTGGGGAAAAGTAAGGCTTTTGTTGTGGCTTCCAATTAGCAAGCTCATGTTGGATAGGTCGAGAAACCTTAAGTTGTTGAGCTGGAAAAACATGTCGAGCTTTAATTGGTAATCACTAAAGCTGTTGTATCCAAGAGAGAGGGTTTGCAATGTTGAAAGAGTAAATAAAGAAGAAGGTATTGATCCAGAAAGGCGATTCCTAGACAAATCAAGATATGCAAGATTTGGCACTCCAGATCTATGAAATGGAGGGATTAAACCATTGAAATTGTTACCACTAAGATCCAATTCCACAAGGTTACTGAGATTTGCGATTGATGGTGGAATGGACCCAGAAATTGAGTTAAAGTTGAGGCTAAGTTTAGAAAGAGTTAAAACTCTCAACAATTTAAGATTACTGATTGATTCCGGTAATTTACCACTGAAATTAGTATATTGCAATGACAACACCTCCAAAGTGTTGTTAATTGGAAATTCTGGCAATTGGCCCATGAGACGAGAGTTGTCAGAAATATCAATTCTTTGCATTTTGGGCAATAAGAAAAATTCTGCTGGAAAATGCCCATTCAAATCGCAGTTGGACATGCTTAAAACACTCAGCTTGGGAAGTGACAGCGATGTGGTTTCGCACCATTCACTACTTTGACTTGAAATATTCACTCCATCCAAATACAACTCTCTGAGAGACCTCATTTTCTTTATCAATGTTTTGAAGTTCGGTTTCTCTAGTTTCAATGAAGCAGAACTTTGATCATTTCTCCAATAGCAATCATCTTGATAGGATAGGTTAAGAGAGACTAACCTTGTTAAGTATGAAATCCCTACCGGAATTTGGTCATGAAAACATGAGGCCGAGAGGTCAAGATGAGTTAAATTTGGGAGTTTGCCAAACCCATACTGAAACAGAGTGGTATTAAAATTGTTTGCAGCAAGATTAAGGCGTTGGAGATGGTGGAGATTGAAAATGGAGTAAAAGCTACCTGAAAGGTTTTGGTAACTGAGATCAATCCCAATGACATGACCAAGAGCATCACATGTAACTCCTTTCCAAGAGCAACATTGGGTGTTGGGATCCCAGAGCTCAAGTTtggaagaaaaagtgaagtttggGGCATAGTAGAGATGATGCTGCAATTGTAGGAGAGCAGACCTCTGGTCATCAAGGCAATGGTTTTGGAGATTAGTCTGAGAAGATGGGTGAAGGGAAGTGgaggaggagaagagaaaaaacaGTGCAGTTAAGATGCCAAGATTCTCCATGTTTGGTGTTTAGATTTAGAATTTGATATGCACCATATTTATAGACAGCAACTTCAGATTACCATTAAAGTTGCCTTCATCTAATGGTGTTGTATTATTATAGATAGGGTCAAAATCGAAGTAAACCATTATTGTTTTAGTTTATGAATGAGGCAAGTATGTTTTCAATATCTTTCCTCACGGTTTACTAGTCAAAAGTCTAGATTATTCGCCCTAATTAATAACacaaaattataacaataatattatacatatatattaaagaaaaaaacacaacttaaaatagaaataatataaatattataatataaatattataatacaaataatattgTTGGCACATTCATTTTATCATCTCAAAATTTTGGCTTGAAGTAATTAAGAAAGAGGATGATTATGACATTGAATTGGTCCAAGTCATTTTAAACGAAATTGAAGTCACAATGTGGTGACGGGAGgataggaaaaatatatatggCTTTTTCAATCTCACATAGAAAACTATAGATTTCGTTGTGAGcttttcaatttcataattagtTTTTAAGGGATGATTCATTAACCTAAATAATACTTTTAAATCAAACTAATTAAATACTTTATCGTGTGGTTATTAGAAAAAAAAGGTATGAATTCAACCTAAATAATACTTTTAAATCAAACGTCAACATTATTTATGAGGAATAGCttgtaaataataattttattaattaaagatGTGGAAATTTTGATGAGGTTTTTTTAACCCAAGTTGAAATGAAAAAGTATGAGTTTgagtcttcttttttttttaacgtGATATATGTGTTTTTTTCTAAGTGGTActtatatttgacaaaagttatatatgTTGGTACATAGAATTAATGGTGTtaacttttttatgtttaattcaaattttatagttaatttaatgaaaattcataattaactaataatattagcaattaatttttatctaatcacctttaaaactcgaattaaatCACATACGTCGAtttgtatttgacaaattaagtacaaaagtaaaaaaattc
Coding sequences within it:
- the LOC107915442 gene encoding receptor-like protein 7 — encoded protein: MENLGILTALFFLFSSSTSLHPSSQTNLQNHCLDDQRSALLQLQHHLYYAPNFTFSSKLELWDPNTQCCSWKGVTCDALGHVIGIDLSYQNLSGSFYSIFNLHHLQRLNLAANNFNTTLFQYGFGKLPNLTHLDLSASCFHDQIPVGISYLTRLVSLNLSYQDDCYWRNDQSSASLKLEKPNFKTLIKKMRSLRELYLDGVNISSQSSEWCETTSLSLPKLSVLSMSNCDLNGHFPAEFFLLPKMQRIDISDNSRLMGQLPEFPINNTLEVLSLQYTNFSGKLPESISNLKLLRVLTLSKLSLNFNSISGSIPPSIANLSNLVELDLSGNNFNGLIPPFHRSGVPNLAYLDLSRNRLSGSIPSSLFTLSTLQTLSLGYNSFSDYQLKLDMFFQLNNLRFLDLSNMSLLIGSHNKSLTFPQLEGLALRSCNLTEFPEFIKSQNKLTSLHLSNNRIHGLDPNWLWKTTLIWVDLSSNRIDIPNQIAFDDAISSFPMLRWLHLQSCNISTFPAFLKSQESLEDLDLSNNKISGAVPNWVWKKSLQSLNLSNNSLTSLDQFSSNQDSLRAPICNLSQLQSFDASFNKLSGSIPSCLGNINTLSFLYLQQNNFSGSIPDFGGATQLYALKLKDNKLEGKLPRSLANCTMLYAVNLGNNTLHDTFPLWLGKLPGLMVLLRANRFYGPIKHLENNFPKLDVLDIASNNFSGQLSIEFFQATHKLRSLKINGNNLEGKLPRSLANCKKLEVLDLGKNMIHDTFPYWLVKLPLLKVLILRSNRIYGSIKFFEDGNAFPMLHILDLAYNNFSGEVSVDFFQSLRGMMVIDGNKVKPSYVGDNYYYKDSVTIMNRGFEIFYQKILTLLTCLDLSNNNFHGRILEEVQDLKSLHVLNLSYNGLFGPIPSALGSLTELESLDLSRNSFSGKIPPQLTSLTFLAVLNLSYNQLDGRIPESNQFGTFSNDSYIGNPRLCGVPLTRKCNEVGSKMLPPKEDEDL